The Anopheles cruzii unplaced genomic scaffold, idAnoCruzAS_RS32_06 scaffold00546_ctg1, whole genome shotgun sequence DNA window tttcacatttATAAAAATGACAGCTAAACGTGATTTTGTATATGGTTAATGTCTATGGTTACTAGGATCAATTGTCGTGGGACCAAATTGCGGGGATCAGTTATCGGTACACCGTTATTCCGTGGCAGATGCGTTTTTGTTATACCACGTTTGACAGTGACTTCCAGGGAACGCGGTCGGACGAGATAAAAGTTATCCTATGTACGCCTCCTGGCTCTAAGCAACCTCCCCACCAAATTTCCGCCAAATCGTTCTTTAGTTATAAATACTATGGTATTCGATGAAGATTGCGATCATAGATCGTCTTGTAGTGATGGGTATATTCAATACCGTGACGTAACACGCAGCTCTTGCGAAATCTTCGGCACCCAGATTCTTCCACCTCAGGACAGGTACAACAGTTCGGGTTAAGTCTTAAGTTGAGTGAAGAAAACAGACCGTcgttttaaaaaaaatgctgctTTTATTAATTCAAATGGTTTCCAGTCAATCGGAAACTTCCGTACAGAAGTTAATTGCAACAATAGACAGATTCACTATCCTCTTTTTCCAAGCACATTTTGCATATCAAGTTACTTAAGGTATTATTGTTGGACGGCAGAATTAAGAACACGGTTTTTGATTGGACGGCGTTTTAGCACTTAACAGTATCGTATTAAAAGTATCGTTTCTATGGTCTAATGTCGGAGATTCATTTGCGAACGGGGTGTCCTACAAGGTCATATGATTGATACATAAAAGAGATTTGTCTGGAATGAAGCCACAAATCGTGTACGTGGCATGAACAAACTCTACTGCTAGCACTGGTTCCTGCGCAGCATTATCCAACCGAACAGTGTCACAAAGACCAGTATCGTAAGCTCTACTTGCAGCGCAGCAGCTCCAGCCAGACGGCACTTGAACGTGTCATAACGCGACTCTTTATCTTGCACGATATTATCAAACTCAGCCTCCACCAACTGGCCGTCGTAATAGGTGATCAAATCTTCGTACGGATACTCGAATCCCTGCAGACATTCACACTTATAGCCGCCCGTCTCGTAGCCACGGCCCAGGATTGGTACGCACTGTgtggaaaccgaaaaaagatgCAAACAATAGCTGTGAGAAAACACCAATAGGTCACCGTACCAGTAGGTACGGTTGAAATCGGTCGAAAAACGACTCAACACCGCTGTGGCAACGAGCCGTTCCACTTCGTTCCACAAGCCGTGCTATGTTGGATGAATAATACTTTGTTGAATGCTGCATATCATTGTTATTTTTACTTGATTTTGAATACGAAGGAAATTAAGGAACAAAGGAAAAGGCTAAAAAGGTATAGGACGTATAGGTATGGCCTAACAAATCGTTCTGGAATTCTAAAtgaagaatgaaatgaatgaaatcaAGCACCGAGAACCAAACGTATCATCGTCACCGGTTGATGTTGTGATTGCAGTGTAGACGACGTAATAATTCAATCACGAAAAGGGTTCACTTACATATGAAGACTTCACGTCGCATTTATGAGTGTTTTTGAATGCATTCGGCTCATAATAATTATCCGGGCACTGGTTAACATCCAACTGTAGCATGTTCATTGAAACGGCTACGACTCCCCTACGAGcgtgtggaaaataaaacattaacgaaaaaaacagaacgaatTAAAATCACATCGTAAGACTCTGGCTGATAGCACGTCCGCCTCCAATCATGTCGGAGAAAACTGCATTTCCTGAcgcaaaaagtgaaactgaAACTCACTTGAATTCAAGCTTAGCCTTCAGACTGTCCCAGCCGAAGAACGGGACCGCGTACGTTATGAGCCATTTTTTCACAGGGCCTTTACAGTCGTACTGGGGCGTGGTCCAGTGACCATGGTCCATCGTGGCGGCGTGATAGAAGTTGGGAAAGTGTTCGTAGCGCTGCGCATACTCGCCCGTCTCGTTGTGTCGCAGCCGGATCTTCATGTAGTACTTTTCGAGGGCATCAAAGTTGGAAGCCCACCGTTGTTTCAGCAGCCGGAAGAACGGTTTGTCGATGTATTCTTCGCCCGTTTTGTTGAACCTTGCCACATCCTCCATGTTGAACTTGCGTGTGTTCAGCTCCTTCTTGTACGCATACGGTGCGAACAGCGTCCGGTTGGGGAACTTACGACGCTCCCAGTACATCGCCGCCGACCAAATACGCGTATTACCAAGCACCAGAGCCAAGGTTTCGCCCATCATCTGATCCTCGGTCAGCGGCTTGTCGGCCACCCGTTTGCCGGAGTATACCTCGTTAGGGTCGGAAATTTGCAAAAAGGCACTAAGGAAGTTCGCTAGACGTATCGCCATCTTGGCTTCGTTTGCAAACTGCTGCTGTGCCTCGTACGCAAACTCGCCGGTCAACACGAGATCCTGGGGATGATAGTTTTTGCACGATCGTGCATTGACGCCAAGGATGAACTTCAGCACCTCGTTGATGTTAAGTTTCTCTGCGTGCAACGAGCTTGGCCCGGTGGTGAAGTTTTTGTACTCATAATACCGATCGAGGTACTGCTCGCGAGTAAACTGCGGCAACCGGAACCACCGTATCGGAATTTTCTGAACCCCTGTGGAAAGCCAAATGGTAAGAGGCGTGAGTTCATCGGATCACCAATGGTAGATGCTTCGTTGCTTACATCCGATTTTTGAGCAATCAAATCCATTGTAGTACTGTTCGTCGGAGGCACGTTCAAGGATCTCGCCCAGGTACGGTCGTCTCACAACACCCGGTAAGCGATAACCGGGTTTGCAGCGACACTGGTAGCCGCCGCGTCGGAATCCCCAACCATCCATTGGCTCACACTCAGTTGTGTCCTTTTTACAACGAGCAGTGTCCGCAAACACGTTTGGTCCCTTGTTTCCCTCCCCCTTCGGGCACTGGTTGATGTCGATCCTTTCGAAATCCATTTCCAGTACCGCTACGGCAGTGTATCTGAAAATTTCACGTCACGAAAGAAATaattatagttttttttatctaaGAGGAACGAACTGTGTCGTATTTATAAGTAATTGTTATTCAGAGCTTATCAATCGGTTTAATTTCCCAGCGTAACTCACGTTGGATATTCAATGTGACGGAACTGCGTGTGGCGAGGATAGATATCGGCAATCGGTGTCACGGCGGCTACCAGCCATTTGTTCGATCTTCGGCAGTCGAAATAAGGTTTGGTGAATCTTACCGGACCCGGGTTTTCATCCGCTCCGGGTGGTCCGTGAAAGGTGAACGTTTCGTTCGTATTGTTAGCGTAGCGAATCTCCACCTGGTAGGTAGTTTTCGTATCGTGCCGTTTGTCCACATTATCCGGCAACCACAGGTTATACCACTCGTTGATATGGTAATTCTTGATCGTATAATCGTGCAAGGCCGAATTGGGTGGAAAAGCACCCAAGTCGCGCACATAGAACGTATTGAGAGTGGAGATCTTCTGCAGGTGAATCGGATCGTTGAAGTCATCCTCGCGGTAGGTGCGCGGCGCGAAGCGGGGGAACGTCTTGTTGAAGAAACCACGGTAAGAGGAAGAGAAGGACGTATTCGGCGCAAAGTAGATGGCGGACGCGTTTAGTTTCGGATTGGACGATACGTCGGCCACAGTCGACAGAAAGTAGTACATCATGCCAGGATCATACGTATCGTTAATGGCCGGACGAATGAAGCGGCTCTGCAAAATGTAGCTAAAGAAGAAGGCGCGGCTCAGCGCCATGTTATGCAGATGCAGAAGCGCGGTCCGATTGGGGAACACGGGATTGATGTTCACATCCTTGATGTCGGGCAGGTGAGAGACACTATCCTCCGGTAGCGTCAAGTCTCGCGGTGGCAAAATCGGACAGTTATCTGCGTTCACCTTATCGAAGCGCAC harbors:
- the LOC128276117 gene encoding uncharacterized protein LOC128276117; this translates as MGLLWRSYSIFAVITLVGVLAQYEWQPKDAFDEIKVRFDKVNADNCPILPPRDLTLPEDSVSHLPDIKDVNINPVFPNRTALLHLHNMALSRAFFFSYILQSRFIRPAINDTYDPGMMYYFLSTVADVSSNPKLNASAIYFAPNTSFSSSYRGFFNKTFPRFAPRTYREDDFNDPIHLQKISTLNTFYVRDLGAFPPNSALHDYTIKNYHINEWYNLWLPDNVDKRHDTKTTYQVEIRYANNTNETFTFHGPPGADENPGPVRFTKPYFDCRRSNKWLVAAVTPIADIYPRHTQFRHIEYPTYTAVAVLEMDFERIDINQCPKGEGNKGPNVFADTARCKKDTTECEPMDGWGFRRGGYQCRCKPGYRLPGVVRRPYLGEILERASDEQYYNGFDCSKIGWVQKIPIRWFRLPQFTREQYLDRYYEYKNFTTGPSSLHAEKLNINEVLKFILGVNARSCKNYHPQDLVLTGEFAYEAQQQFANEAKMAIRLANFLSAFLQISDPNEVYSGKRVADKPLTEDQMMGETLALVLGNTRIWSAAMYWERRKFPNRTLFAPYAYKKELNTRKFNMEDVARFNKTGEEYIDKPFFRLLKQRWASNFDALEKYYMKIRLRHNETGEYAQRYEHFPNFYHAATMDHGHWTTPQYDCKGPVKKWLITYAVPFFGWDSLKAKLEFKGVVAVSMNMLQLDVNQCPDNYYEPNAFKNTHKCDVKSSYCVPILGRGYETGGYKCECLQGFEYPYEDLITYYDGQLVEAEFDNIVQDKESRYDTFKCRLAGAAALQVELTILVFVTLFGWIMLRRNQC